The following coding sequences lie in one Desulfovibrio aminophilus DSM 12254 genomic window:
- the secD gene encoding protein translocase subunit SecD produces the protein MKNMTWRVALTLVVIILGAAYVLPSIPAVQDSPLAKFLPNRRINLGLDLKGGIHLTLGVDMKKALENSLSIAGDDLRNSAREDDIVVLKPALLPGGKIETQLLTLEKQDAFEGILKKQFGNLRVDNKEVREGRAVYTLAFTPEYVKQLTKMTLDQAVKTIRNRIDEFGVAEPDIRKQQDENRIQVQLPGLQDPERAIKIIGKTAHLEFKMVDDSADPAQAVKGIVPPGTELSMLMHRNKAGGYSEQPIVLRKEAVLTGEAISDAQVHFGNYGEPYVGIAFNPRGAKTFERLTGENVKKRMAIVLDGKVYSAPVIQEKISGGRASITGSFTPEEAADLAVVLRAGSLPAPVTVLEQRTVGPSLGQESIDKGVISTLVGGAAIILFMIAYYGLSGLVADVVLLLNIVLTMAGLAAFGATLTLPGIAGIILTIGMAVDANVLIYERIREEIRLGLSAAAAVDLGFSRATLTIVDANLTSVLTAVILYQFGTGPVRGFAVTLILGILTSMFTAIFVSRIFFDWYVKRRPEAATLSI, from the coding sequence ATGAAAAACATGACTTGGAGAGTGGCCCTCACCCTGGTGGTGATCATCCTCGGGGCCGCCTACGTCCTGCCCTCCATTCCGGCCGTGCAGGACTCGCCCCTGGCCAAGTTCTTGCCCAACCGCCGCATCAATCTCGGTCTCGACCTCAAGGGCGGCATCCATCTGACCTTGGGCGTGGACATGAAGAAGGCCTTGGAAAACAGCCTGTCCATCGCCGGAGACGACCTGCGCAACTCCGCCCGCGAGGACGACATCGTGGTCCTCAAGCCCGCGCTTCTGCCGGGCGGGAAGATCGAGACCCAGTTGCTCACGCTGGAGAAGCAGGACGCCTTCGAAGGCATCCTCAAAAAACAGTTCGGCAATCTCCGGGTGGACAACAAGGAGGTCCGCGAGGGCCGCGCCGTCTATACCCTGGCCTTCACGCCCGAGTATGTGAAGCAGTTGACCAAGATGACCTTGGATCAGGCCGTGAAGACCATCCGCAACCGCATCGATGAGTTCGGTGTGGCCGAGCCGGACATTCGCAAACAGCAGGATGAGAACCGCATCCAGGTCCAGCTGCCCGGCCTGCAGGATCCCGAGCGGGCCATCAAGATCATCGGCAAGACCGCCCACCTGGAGTTCAAGATGGTCGACGACAGCGCCGACCCGGCCCAGGCGGTCAAGGGCATCGTGCCGCCCGGCACCGAGCTTTCCATGCTCATGCACCGCAACAAGGCCGGCGGCTATTCCGAGCAACCCATCGTGCTCCGCAAGGAGGCCGTGCTCACCGGCGAGGCCATCAGCGACGCCCAGGTACACTTCGGCAACTACGGCGAACCCTACGTGGGTATCGCCTTCAACCCGCGCGGGGCCAAGACCTTCGAGCGCCTCACGGGCGAAAACGTGAAGAAGCGCATGGCCATCGTCCTGGACGGCAAGGTCTATTCGGCCCCGGTCATCCAGGAGAAGATCTCCGGGGGCCGCGCCAGCATCACCGGCAGCTTCACTCCCGAGGAGGCCGCCGACCTGGCCGTCGTCCTGCGCGCCGGTTCTCTGCCCGCGCCCGTGACCGTGCTTGAACAGCGCACCGTCGGTCCCTCCCTGGGACAGGAATCCATCGACAAGGGCGTGATCTCCACCCTGGTCGGCGGCGCGGCCATCATCCTCTTCATGATCGCCTACTACGGCCTCTCCGGGCTGGTGGCCGACGTGGTCCTGCTGCTGAACATCGTCCTGACCATGGCCGGGCTGGCCGCCTTCGGCGCCACCCTGACCCTGCCGGGCATCGCGGGCATCATCCTGACCATCGGCATGGCGGTGGACGCCAACGTGCTCATCTACGAACGCATACGCGAGGAAATCCGCCTGGGCCTGAGCGCGGCGGCGGCGGTGGATCTGGGCTTCAGCCGGGCCACTCTGACCATCGTCGACGCCAACCTGACCAGCGTGCTCACGGCGGTGATCCTCTACCAGTTCGGCACCGGGCCCGTGCGCGGGTTCGCCGTGACCCTGATCCTGGGCATCCTGACCTCCATGTTCACGGCCATCTTCGTGTCGCGCATCTTCTTCGACTGGTACGTGAAGCGGCGCCCCGAAGCCGCCACCCTCAGCATTTA
- the yajC gene encoding preprotein translocase subunit YajC, whose translation MFFDSIAHAMGSTGGAGAEGGNPITAFLPLILMFAIFYFLLIRPQQKKAKQHKEMLAGIRKGDKVLTAGGLEGAVLDVDGDSLTVEIAQGVTVKVNRNYVAGLMNPVRKADKEEK comes from the coding sequence ATGTTTTTTGATTCCATCGCCCACGCCATGGGCTCCACCGGCGGCGCCGGCGCAGAAGGCGGCAACCCGATCACCGCGTTCCTGCCGCTCATTCTCATGTTCGCCATCTTCTACTTCCTGCTCATCCGCCCGCAGCAGAAGAAGGCCAAACAGCACAAGGAAATGTTGGCGGGCATCCGCAAGGGCGACAAGGTTCTCACCGCCGGCGGCCTCGAAGGCGCCGTCCTGGACGTGGATGGAGACTCCCTGACCGTGGAGATCGCCCAGGGCGTGACCGTGAAAGTGAACCGGAATTACGTTGCCGGATTGATGAATCCGGTGCGCAAGGCCGACAAGGAAGAGAAGTAG
- a CDS encoding class II glutamine amidotransferase, whose amino-acid sequence MKAPERYYDFQKDIAGCGIFGVIHKKKGLINGEVPIKAMACMHDRGNGLGGGFAAYGIYPDRADLYAFHLMCDNQAGLDAAEEVLKQYFTIHASEPIPTRRVLSVKNPPVVWRFFLKPLKDRPQDMKEVLDEKDYVVSVVMKINSGVPGAFVFSSGKNMGAFKGVGFPEDMADFFRLEEYSAYIWTGHNRFPTNTPGWWGGAHPFTLLDWSIVHNGEISSYGINRRFLCEHNYICTLMTDTEVVAYLLDLLIRKHGLSKEMAAKVFAPPFWDEIARMPEEDRELYTTLRAVYGPALLNGPFAILVADNTGLMGLNDRIKLRPLLVAEKDDMVFMSSEESAVRLVCPELDSVWMPKAGEPVIVNLEA is encoded by the coding sequence ATGAAAGCACCTGAAAGATACTACGACTTCCAGAAGGACATCGCCGGTTGCGGCATCTTCGGCGTCATCCACAAGAAAAAAGGCCTGATCAACGGCGAAGTGCCCATCAAGGCCATGGCCTGCATGCACGACCGGGGCAACGGCCTGGGCGGCGGCTTCGCGGCCTACGGCATCTATCCGGACCGCGCGGACCTCTATGCCTTCCACCTCATGTGCGACAACCAGGCCGGGCTGGACGCCGCCGAGGAAGTCCTCAAGCAATACTTCACCATTCACGCCTCGGAGCCCATTCCCACCCGACGCGTGCTCTCGGTGAAGAACCCGCCCGTGGTCTGGCGCTTCTTCCTCAAGCCCCTGAAGGACCGCCCCCAGGACATGAAGGAAGTGCTGGACGAGAAGGACTACGTGGTTTCCGTGGTCATGAAGATCAACTCCGGCGTGCCCGGGGCCTTCGTCTTCTCCAGCGGCAAGAACATGGGAGCGTTCAAGGGAGTGGGCTTCCCCGAGGACATGGCCGACTTCTTCCGCCTGGAGGAATACAGCGCCTACATCTGGACCGGACACAACCGCTTTCCCACCAACACCCCGGGCTGGTGGGGCGGGGCGCACCCCTTCACGCTGCTGGACTGGTCCATCGTGCATAACGGCGAGATCAGCTCGTACGGCATCAACCGTCGTTTCCTCTGCGAACACAACTACATCTGCACCCTGATGACCGACACCGAGGTGGTCGCCTACCTTCTGGATCTGCTCATCCGCAAGCACGGACTGTCCAAGGAGATGGCGGCCAAGGTCTTCGCCCCGCCGTTCTGGGACGAGATCGCGCGCATGCCCGAGGAGGACAGGGAACTCTACACCACGCTGCGGGCCGTCTACGGTCCGGCCCTGCTCAACGGTCCCTTCGCCATCCTGGTGGCCGACAACACGGGGCTCATGGGCCTCAACGACCGCATCAAGTTGCGCCCCCTCCTGGTGGCCGAGAAGGACGACATGGTCTTCATGTCCAGCGAGGAAAGCGCGGTGCGGCTTGTCTGCCCGGAGCTGGACTCGGTCTGGATGCCCAAGGCCGGGGAACCCGTCATCGTGAATCTGGAGGCCTGA
- a CDS encoding NAD(P)/FAD-dependent oxidoreductase has protein sequence MTYVIIGNGVASIGAIEGIRRLDQEGTIVVLGSEHVPAYGRPLISYLLAGKIGPERLNLRSEDFYRRMCVDLRLNTTATGIDAKKKTVTTNKGEVIPYDRLLLATGGVPFNPPIPGSEGPDIYNFTNLDHAQALIAASKKLKRAVVIGGGLIGLKAAESLFDRGVDVTILELSSRVLSAAFDENAGRLAARRLAETGIGVRCGVTAKEIHRDDKGHVMGVLTTDGMFVPCEAVIVAIGVVPNAALAKEAGIKTDRGVLVDDQLQTGTKGVYAAGDVAQARDMITEDNRVVPIWPNAYNQGYYAGRNMAGAGEKYEGGLAMNSISFYGLPTVSVGQVNPPKPEEYEISFHLDEKRQTYRKLVFKDDRLVGYVLVGDIDNAGMYTSFIKFRMPLPGDAKRTLMHGEPGVFLWPEQVFEKTWNPDGGGK, from the coding sequence ATGACCTACGTCATCATCGGCAACGGCGTGGCCTCCATCGGGGCCATTGAGGGAATCCGCAGGCTGGACCAGGAGGGGACCATCGTGGTTCTGGGCTCGGAACACGTTCCGGCCTACGGTCGCCCGCTCATCTCCTATCTTCTGGCGGGCAAGATCGGACCCGAGCGCCTGAATCTGCGCAGCGAAGACTTCTACCGCCGCATGTGCGTCGATCTGCGCCTGAACACCACGGCCACGGGCATCGACGCCAAGAAAAAAACCGTGACCACCAACAAGGGCGAAGTCATTCCCTACGACCGGCTGCTCCTGGCCACCGGCGGGGTGCCCTTCAATCCGCCCATCCCCGGCTCCGAAGGCCCGGACATCTATAACTTCACCAACCTGGACCACGCCCAGGCGCTCATCGCCGCGTCCAAAAAACTCAAGCGCGCCGTGGTCATCGGCGGCGGACTCATCGGCCTCAAGGCGGCCGAGAGCCTCTTCGACCGGGGCGTGGACGTGACCATCCTGGAGCTCTCCTCGCGGGTGCTTTCGGCGGCCTTCGACGAGAACGCCGGCCGCCTGGCCGCCCGCCGTCTGGCCGAAACCGGCATCGGCGTACGCTGCGGCGTCACGGCCAAGGAGATCCACCGCGACGACAAGGGCCATGTCATGGGCGTGCTCACCACGGACGGCATGTTCGTGCCCTGCGAGGCGGTCATCGTAGCCATCGGCGTGGTGCCCAACGCGGCGCTGGCCAAGGAGGCCGGAATCAAGACCGACCGGGGCGTTCTGGTGGACGATCAGCTTCAGACCGGGACCAAGGGCGTGTACGCCGCCGGCGACGTGGCCCAGGCCCGGGACATGATCACCGAGGACAACCGCGTGGTTCCCATCTGGCCCAACGCCTACAACCAGGGATACTACGCCGGGCGCAACATGGCCGGGGCGGGGGAGAAATACGAGGGCGGCCTGGCCATGAACTCCATCAGCTTCTACGGTCTGCCTACCGTCTCCGTGGGCCAGGTGAATCCGCCCAAGCCCGAGGAGTACGAGATATCCTTCCACCTGGACGAGAAACGCCAGACCTACCGCAAGCTCGTCTTCAAGGACGACCGGCTGGTGGGCTACGTGCTCGTGGGCGACATCGACAACGCCGGCATGTACACGTCCTTCATCAAATTCCGCATGCCCCTGCCCGGGGACGCCAAGCGCACGCTCATGCACGGCGAGCCGGGCGTCTTCCTGTGGCCCGAGCAGGTCTTCGAGAAGACCTGGAACCCGGACGGCGGCGGCAAGTAG
- a CDS encoding 4Fe-4S dicluster domain-containing protein encodes MKRVYPNKEFCIGCHLCELACITVHSKSKDLIIAYTKERLEDGLKSCKRFQENGPTCVALSCRHCDDPSCVAACISGALQKDPETGTTTYDMDKCVGCWSCLMACPYGAIQRHPTLNKIVKCDLCKDREGGPACVAACPNRALIFEER; translated from the coding sequence ATGAAACGCGTCTATCCGAACAAGGAATTCTGCATCGGCTGCCACCTCTGCGAGCTGGCCTGCATCACCGTGCATTCCAAGAGCAAGGATCTGATCATCGCCTACACCAAGGAACGCCTGGAGGACGGTCTCAAGAGCTGCAAGCGCTTCCAGGAAAACGGCCCGACCTGCGTGGCCCTGTCCTGCCGCCACTGCGACGACCCCTCCTGCGTGGCCGCCTGCATCTCCGGGGCCCTGCAAAAGGATCCCGAGACCGGAACCACCACCTACGACATGGACAAATGCGTGGGCTGCTGGTCCTGCCTCATGGCCTGCCCCTACGGAGCGATCCAGCGACATCCCACCCTGAACAAGATCGTCAAGTGCGACCTCTGCAAGGACCGCGAGGGCGGTCCCGCTTGCGTGGCCGCCTGTCCGAACCGGGCCCTCATCTTCGAGGAACGCTGA
- a CDS encoding glutamate synthase-related protein, with product MLFQPINKNYHDYRIVRDRDLCINCKVCIRQCAYEAHYWDEARQMVRHDNTKCVGCHRCEALCPTGALCIRLNQSEFRPNACWRPVFLKNIYKQADTGGVLLAGMGSPVDIPVYWDKLLLDASQVTNPSIDPLREPMELKTFLGSKPDRVEFTTTGKGKKAKPKLSTKLGPQIELNYPIMFSAMSFGSINFNLHVAMARAATELGICYNTGEGGLHKSLYQYGKNTIVQVASGRFGVDPDYLNAGAGIEIKIGQGAKPGIGGHLPGEKINEKVSETRMIPVGSDAISPAPHHDIYSIEDLHQLIFALKEASRYRVPVSVKIAAVHNVAAIASGIVRAGADIVAIDGIRGGTGAAPAMIRDNVGIPIELAIAAVDQRLRDEGIRNRASIVAAGGTRCSADVVKAIALGADACYIATAALLAVGCTLCGKCYTGKCPWGIATNDAKLSKRQNPDIAAKKMANLVRAWGHEIEEMLGGMGLNSIESLRGNRDKLRAVGLSSTEMDILGVKHAGR from the coding sequence TTGCTGTTCCAACCAATCAACAAGAACTACCACGACTACCGAATCGTGCGGGACAGAGACCTGTGCATCAACTGCAAGGTCTGCATCCGACAATGCGCCTATGAGGCCCATTACTGGGACGAGGCGCGGCAAATGGTTCGCCACGACAACACCAAGTGCGTCGGCTGCCATCGCTGCGAAGCCCTTTGTCCCACCGGAGCCCTCTGCATCCGGCTCAACCAGTCCGAGTTCCGCCCCAATGCCTGCTGGCGACCTGTCTTCCTCAAAAATATCTACAAGCAAGCCGACACCGGCGGCGTCCTGCTGGCGGGCATGGGCTCGCCCGTGGACATCCCGGTCTACTGGGACAAGCTCCTCCTGGACGCAAGCCAGGTCACGAACCCCTCCATCGACCCCCTGCGCGAGCCCATGGAGCTGAAGACCTTCCTCGGCTCCAAGCCGGATCGGGTGGAGTTCACCACCACGGGCAAAGGCAAAAAGGCCAAACCCAAGCTGTCCACCAAGCTCGGGCCGCAGATCGAACTGAACTACCCGATCATGTTCTCGGCCATGAGCTTCGGCTCGATCAACTTCAACCTGCACGTGGCCATGGCCCGGGCCGCCACGGAACTGGGCATCTGTTACAACACCGGCGAGGGCGGACTGCACAAGTCGCTCTATCAGTATGGAAAGAACACCATCGTCCAGGTGGCCTCGGGCCGCTTCGGCGTGGACCCCGACTACCTGAACGCCGGAGCGGGCATCGAGATCAAGATCGGCCAGGGAGCCAAACCGGGCATCGGCGGCCATCTGCCGGGCGAAAAAATCAACGAGAAGGTCTCCGAGACGCGCATGATCCCGGTGGGTTCGGACGCCATCTCGCCCGCCCCGCACCACGACATCTACTCCATCGAGGATCTGCATCAACTCATCTTCGCCCTCAAGGAAGCCTCACGCTACCGGGTGCCGGTTTCGGTGAAGATCGCGGCCGTGCACAACGTGGCCGCCATCGCCTCGGGCATCGTGCGCGCCGGGGCCGACATCGTGGCCATCGACGGCATACGGGGCGGCACGGGCGCGGCTCCGGCCATGATCCGCGACAACGTCGGCATCCCCATCGAACTGGCCATCGCCGCCGTGGATCAGCGCCTGCGCGACGAAGGCATCCGCAACCGGGCCTCCATCGTAGCCGCGGGCGGCACACGCTGCAGCGCCGACGTGGTCAAGGCCATCGCCCTGGGCGCGGACGCCTGCTACATCGCCACCGCCGCGCTGCTGGCCGTGGGCTGCACGCTCTGCGGCAAGTGCTACACCGGCAAGTGTCCCTGGGGCATCGCCACCAACGACGCCAAACTCTCCAAGCGCCAGAACCCGGACATCGCGGCCAAAAAGATGGCCAATCTGGTCCGGGCCTGGGGCCACGAGATCGAGGAGATGCTTGGCGGCATGGGCCTGAACTCCATCGAGAGCCTGCGCGGCAACCGCGACAAGCTCCGAGCCGTGGGTCTTTCCTCCACGGAGATGGACATCCTGGGCGTGAAGCACGCTGGTCGCTAG
- the glgP gene encoding alpha-glucan family phosphorylase, whose amino-acid sequence MQPLRIYSVVSKLPPKLEAMWDLAYNLFFSWNDRILNLFASIDHELWRRCQENPVTFLNNIPQKTLEELSRDDFFLSRLEDAKKALDQYMSRKPTAFTFPENKNHAPVVAYFSLEYGITLSLPIYSGGLGILAGDHLKSASDLNIPLVGMGLLYREGYFRQYMTPDGWQQERYPENDFNQMPVHPVRTKDGEPVSIIVDLAGQPLTARIWEARVGRIRLFLLDTYVPENPEHFRQITSSLYGGNLEMRLWQEILLGIGGVKALTALGLEPKVIHMNEGHSAFAGLERIRVFMQEKNLPFEAAGELAASSSVFTTHTPVPAGNDRFPPDLMRPYFEGYVRSLGLAYKVFLALGREDPRDDNEPFCMTVLALKLSRFNNGVSKLHGKVSRNMWKKVWPQYPEEDVPIGAITNGVHMPTWVAKDMALLFDRYLGVNWREDPDCARFWANAENIPDAELWRTHERLRERLVDFVRKRLRKQLLAKGARRKELQMAEEVLDPQALTIGFARRFATYKRAHLLLQDKERLLRLIQDAKRPLQFIFAGKAHPQDNEGKKIIQELIQFCRREECRYNMVFLEDYDMKIASRMVQGCDVWLNNPRRPLEACGTSGMKAMANGVMQCSTLDGWWDEAYRSDNRLGWAIGTGEEYEDLAYQDFVESQTLYNLLENEIIPEFYDRGHGNLPRSWIRGMKEALKELGPVFNAHRMVEDYVEKAYLPAYTNFLNLMRDSFEPAKALASWRMEMMTKWGTLNARNVRVETPGQIYVREPVIVECEVYLGGGLRPEDILVQIYHGPVGQDDRFSSRQTTPMTPEGVLSDGWHLFRGDLIPSEAGRFGFTVRILPHHPLLLDPHSLGLIFWAKS is encoded by the coding sequence ATGCAACCGTTGCGCATATACAGCGTCGTTTCGAAATTGCCGCCCAAGCTCGAGGCCATGTGGGATCTCGCCTACAACCTCTTCTTTTCCTGGAACGACCGCATCCTGAACCTGTTCGCCTCCATCGACCACGAGCTTTGGCGGCGCTGCCAGGAAAATCCCGTGACCTTCCTGAACAACATCCCCCAGAAGACTCTGGAGGAATTGTCCCGGGACGACTTCTTCCTCTCCCGCCTGGAGGACGCCAAGAAGGCCCTGGACCAGTACATGTCCCGCAAGCCCACGGCCTTCACCTTCCCGGAAAACAAGAACCACGCCCCGGTGGTGGCCTATTTCAGCCTCGAATACGGCATCACCTTGAGCCTGCCGATCTATTCCGGCGGTCTGGGCATCCTGGCGGGCGACCACCTGAAATCCGCCAGCGACCTGAACATCCCGCTGGTGGGCATGGGCCTGCTTTATCGCGAAGGCTACTTCCGCCAGTACATGACCCCGGACGGCTGGCAGCAGGAACGCTACCCCGAGAACGATTTCAATCAGATGCCGGTCCATCCGGTCCGCACCAAGGACGGCGAACCGGTCAGCATCATCGTGGACCTGGCCGGGCAGCCGCTCACGGCGCGCATCTGGGAGGCCAGGGTGGGCCGCATCCGGCTCTTCCTCCTGGACACCTACGTGCCCGAGAATCCGGAACACTTCCGCCAGATCACCTCCAGTCTCTACGGCGGCAACCTGGAAATGCGCCTCTGGCAGGAGATCCTGCTCGGCATCGGCGGGGTCAAGGCGCTCACGGCCCTGGGCCTGGAGCCCAAGGTCATCCACATGAACGAGGGTCACTCGGCCTTCGCCGGACTGGAACGCATCCGGGTCTTCATGCAGGAAAAGAATCTGCCCTTCGAGGCGGCCGGAGAGCTGGCGGCCTCGTCCTCGGTCTTCACCACCCACACTCCCGTCCCCGCCGGAAACGACCGGTTCCCACCGGACCTCATGCGGCCCTATTTCGAAGGTTACGTCCGGAGCCTCGGGCTGGCCTACAAGGTCTTCCTGGCCCTTGGCCGCGAAGACCCACGCGACGACAACGAGCCGTTCTGCATGACCGTCCTGGCCCTCAAGCTCTCGCGCTTCAACAATGGCGTGAGCAAGCTCCACGGCAAGGTCTCGCGCAACATGTGGAAAAAAGTCTGGCCGCAGTACCCCGAGGAGGATGTGCCCATCGGGGCCATCACCAACGGCGTGCATATGCCCACCTGGGTGGCCAAGGACATGGCCCTTCTCTTCGACCGCTACCTGGGCGTGAACTGGCGCGAAGATCCTGACTGCGCCCGCTTCTGGGCCAACGCCGAGAACATCCCCGACGCGGAGTTGTGGCGCACTCACGAACGCCTGCGCGAACGCCTGGTGGACTTCGTGCGCAAGCGCCTGCGCAAGCAGCTCCTGGCCAAGGGCGCGCGGCGCAAGGAACTCCAGATGGCCGAGGAGGTTCTCGACCCCCAGGCCCTGACCATCGGTTTCGCCCGGCGCTTCGCCACCTACAAGCGGGCCCACCTCCTGCTCCAGGACAAGGAGCGCCTCCTGCGCCTGATCCAGGACGCCAAGAGGCCGCTGCAGTTCATCTTCGCGGGCAAGGCCCACCCCCAGGACAACGAAGGCAAGAAGATCATCCAGGAACTCATCCAATTCTGCCGCCGCGAGGAATGCCGCTACAACATGGTCTTCCTGGAAGACTACGACATGAAGATCGCCAGCCGCATGGTCCAGGGCTGCGACGTCTGGCTGAACAACCCGCGCCGCCCCCTGGAGGCCTGCGGCACCAGCGGCATGAAGGCCATGGCCAACGGCGTGATGCAGTGCAGCACCCTGGACGGCTGGTGGGACGAGGCCTATCGGTCGGACAACCGCCTGGGCTGGGCCATAGGCACGGGCGAGGAATACGAGGACTTGGCCTACCAGGATTTCGTGGAAAGCCAGACCCTCTACAACCTGCTGGAGAACGAGATCATCCCGGAGTTCTACGACCGGGGTCACGGCAATTTGCCTCGCTCCTGGATCCGGGGCATGAAGGAGGCCCTCAAGGAGCTGGGGCCGGTGTTCAACGCCCACCGCATGGTCGAGGACTATGTGGAGAAGGCCTATCTCCCGGCCTACACGAACTTCCTGAACCTCATGCGCGACAGTTTCGAGCCCGCCAAGGCGCTGGCCTCCTGGCGCATGGAAATGATGACCAAGTGGGGTACGCTCAACGCGCGCAACGTGCGGGTCGAGACTCCGGGCCAGATATACGTGCGCGAGCCCGTCATCGTGGAATGCGAGGTCTACCTCGGCGGCGGGCTGCGTCCCGAGGACATCCTCGTGCAGATCTACCACGGTCCCGTGGGTCAGGACGACCGTTTTTCCTCCCGCCAGACCACGCCCATGACCCCGGAAGGAGTCCTGAGCGACGGTTGGCATCTCTTCCGCGGCGACCTGATTCCCTCGGAAGCCGGGCGTTTCGGCTTCACGGTGCGCATTCTGCCGCACCATCCCCTGCTTTTGGATCCACATTCCCTCGGTTTGATTTTTTGGGCCAAATCCTGA
- the dut gene encoding dUTP diphosphatase produces the protein MQPSPVDLNVKVKYLRPLAEEAGLAYATPSSVGLDLRACLDAPEALVEPGGRLAVPTGIAIEIVEPNVAGFVFSRSGLGAKDGLTVAQGVGVIDPDYRGEIVVWLLNTSGEVRRIERGQRIAQLVFLPCFQARILPARDLSETDRGAGGFGHTGHK, from the coding sequence ATGCAACCGAGTCCTGTCGATCTGAACGTGAAGGTGAAGTATCTCCGTCCGTTGGCCGAGGAAGCGGGCCTGGCCTACGCCACGCCCTCCTCCGTCGGCCTGGATCTGCGCGCCTGTCTGGACGCGCCCGAGGCTCTCGTGGAGCCGGGCGGCCGTCTGGCCGTGCCCACGGGCATCGCCATTGAAATCGTCGAGCCGAACGTGGCCGGCTTCGTCTTTTCCCGCAGCGGCCTGGGCGCCAAGGACGGTTTGACCGTGGCCCAGGGCGTGGGCGTCATCGACCCGGACTACCGGGGCGAAATCGTGGTCTGGCTCCTCAATACCTCCGGCGAGGTCCGACGAATCGAGCGCGGGCAGCGCATCGCCCAGCTCGTCTTCCTGCCCTGCTTCCAGGCCCGCATCCTGCCCGCGCGGGACCTTTCGGAAACGGATCGCGGGGCCGGAGGATTCGGACACACCGGACACAAATGA